One genomic window of Apus apus isolate bApuApu2 chromosome 9, bApuApu2.pri.cur, whole genome shotgun sequence includes the following:
- the LSM3 gene encoding U6 snRNA-associated Sm-like protein LSm3: protein MADEVDQQQTTNTVEEPLDLIRLSLDERIYVKMRNDRELRGRLHAYDQHLNMILGDVEETVTTIEIDEETYEEIYKSTKRNIPMLFVRGDGVVLVAPPLRVG from the exons ATGGCGGATGAGGTTGACCAG caacaaacaacaaatactGTAGAGGAGCCACTCGATCTCATCAGACTCAGTCTAGATGAGCGAATCTATGTCAAAATGAGGAATGACAGAGAGCTTAGAGGCAGGCTACAT GCATATGATCAGCACTTAAATATGATTTTGGGTGATGTGGAAGAAACTGTAACTACAATAGAGATTGATGAAGAAACCTATGAAGAAATTTATAAA TCTACCAAAAGGAATATTCCGATGCTGTTTGTCAGAGGTGACGGCGTTGTGCTTGTAGCTCCCCCATTGAGGGTTGGTTGA